A single genomic interval of Burkholderia sp. HI2500 harbors:
- the otnI gene encoding 2-oxo-tetronate isomerase produces MPRFAANLSMMYTEHAFLERFAAAAYDGFKAVEYLFPYDFAAEDIRARLDAHHLEQALFNAPPGDWAAGERGTASLPGREDEFRRGIDQALDYARVLGNKKLHVMAGMVPPGADRARHRDTYLANLRHATQAAAAHGITILIEPINQRDMPGYFLSRQDDAQAICAEVGAPNLKVQFDCYHCQIVEGDLAMKLKRDFAGIGHIQIAGVPERHEPDIGELNYPYLFALIDALGYDGWIGCEYRPKAGTSEGLGWLRPYL; encoded by the coding sequence ATGCCACGCTTCGCCGCCAACCTCTCGATGATGTACACCGAGCACGCGTTCCTCGAACGCTTCGCCGCTGCCGCCTACGACGGCTTCAAGGCCGTCGAGTACCTGTTCCCGTACGACTTCGCCGCCGAGGACATCCGCGCGCGCCTCGACGCGCACCACCTCGAGCAGGCGCTGTTCAACGCGCCGCCCGGCGACTGGGCCGCGGGCGAACGCGGCACCGCGTCGCTGCCGGGCCGCGAGGACGAGTTCCGGCGCGGCATCGACCAGGCGCTCGACTATGCGCGCGTGCTCGGCAACAAGAAGCTGCACGTGATGGCCGGCATGGTGCCGCCGGGCGCCGATCGTGCCCGCCATCGCGACACCTACCTCGCGAACCTGCGGCATGCAACGCAGGCCGCCGCCGCGCACGGCATCACGATCCTGATCGAGCCGATCAACCAACGCGACATGCCCGGCTATTTCCTGAGCCGCCAGGACGACGCGCAGGCGATCTGCGCGGAAGTCGGCGCGCCGAACCTGAAGGTGCAGTTCGACTGCTACCACTGCCAGATCGTCGAAGGCGATCTCGCGATGAAGCTCAAGCGCGATTTCGCGGGCATCGGCCATATCCAGATCGCGGGCGTGCCCGAACGCCACGAGCCGGATATCGGCGAACTCAACTACCCGTATCTGTTCGCGCTGATCGACGCGCTCGGCTACGACGGCTGGATCGGCTGCGAGTACCGCCCGAAGGCCGGCACGTCCGAAGGCCTCGGCTGGCTCAGGCCGTACCTGTAA
- the denD gene encoding D-erythronate dehydrogenase, producing MKVLITGGAGFLGQRLARKLLERGELTGPDGRSEKIDELVLLDVVAGSDFGDARVTSIVGDIADRAVLDRAIDTQTGAIFHLAAIVSGQAEADFDLGMRINLDASRTLLEVCRARGHRPRVVFTSSVAVYGGTLPDVVQDDTALNPQSSYGAEKAIAELLLCDYARRGFVDGRVLRLPTISVRPGRPNAAASSFASGIIREPLNGEESVCPVPGSTRLWLLSPRGAIEALVAGCEIDSAKLGNKRVINLPGLSVSVDEMIAALREVAGDDVVKLIRHVPDERVEKIVGSWPGRWDTSRAEALGLKGDTSFADVIRSHLADERR from the coding sequence ATGAAAGTACTGATCACCGGCGGCGCCGGCTTTCTCGGCCAGCGTCTCGCACGCAAGCTGCTCGAGCGCGGCGAACTCACCGGCCCCGATGGCCGCAGCGAGAAGATCGACGAGCTGGTGCTGCTCGACGTCGTCGCAGGCAGCGATTTCGGCGACGCACGCGTGACGTCGATCGTCGGCGACATCGCCGATCGCGCGGTGCTCGACCGCGCGATCGACACGCAAACCGGCGCGATCTTCCACCTCGCGGCAATCGTCAGCGGGCAGGCCGAAGCCGATTTCGATCTCGGCATGCGGATCAACCTCGACGCGTCGCGCACGCTGCTCGAAGTGTGCCGCGCGCGTGGCCATCGGCCGCGCGTCGTGTTCACGAGCTCCGTCGCGGTCTATGGCGGCACGCTGCCCGACGTCGTGCAGGACGACACCGCGCTGAACCCGCAATCGTCGTACGGCGCCGAGAAGGCGATCGCCGAGCTGCTGCTGTGCGACTACGCGCGGCGCGGCTTCGTCGACGGCCGCGTGCTGCGGCTGCCGACGATCAGCGTGCGGCCGGGCCGCCCGAACGCGGCTGCGTCGTCGTTCGCGAGCGGCATCATCCGCGAGCCGCTGAACGGCGAGGAAAGCGTGTGCCCGGTGCCGGGTTCGACGCGGCTGTGGCTGCTGTCGCCGCGCGGCGCGATCGAAGCGCTCGTCGCGGGCTGCGAGATCGACAGCGCGAAGCTCGGCAACAAACGGGTGATCAATCTGCCCGGCCTGTCGGTGTCGGTCGACGAAATGATCGCGGCGCTGCGCGAAGTCGCGGGCGACGACGTCGTGAAGCTGATCCGCCATGTGCCGGACGAGCGCGTCGAGAAGATCGTCGGCAGCTGGCCGGGCCGTTGGGATACGTCGCGCGCGGAAGCCCTCGGCTTGAAGGGCGATACGTCGTTCGCGGACGTGATCCGCAGCCATCTCGCCGACGAACGGCGCTGA
- a CDS encoding MFS transporter encodes MTALDAAAGRSPAAPAHAAELDRTYKKVFWRIVPFLMLCYVVAYLDRVNVGFAKLQMSQDLAFSETVFGLGAGIFFLGYFLFELPSNLLMHRIGARIWIARIMITWGLLSALFAFVQTPTQFYVLRFLLGLAEAGFYPGVILYLTYWFPSHRRAKIIAVFMSAIPVSGIFGNPLSGWIMERFHGGSGFHGWQWMFMIEAVPAVLVGIATILYLDNSIRSAKWLDEREKQLLEDEIAAQPQEQQKHGHSLKAVFADPRMWWMSLIYFAFVTGQYGLTFWMPTLVKSTGITDTLQIGLLSAIPFLVAIVVMNLFGHSADKRRERRWHLIVPALMGAIGFAVAASYSHNTAVSIVFLSLAAGGVLTCAPLFWSLPTAFLAGSAAAAGIAIINSVGNLAGFASPYVIGYLKDVTHSTASGMYVLAAMLVIGAIAVWLTPAKLVNR; translated from the coding sequence ATGACTGCTCTCGACGCGGCCGCAGGCCGCTCGCCCGCCGCGCCCGCCCATGCCGCGGAACTCGACCGCACCTACAAGAAAGTGTTCTGGCGCATCGTGCCGTTCCTGATGCTCTGCTACGTGGTCGCGTATCTCGACCGCGTGAACGTCGGCTTCGCGAAGCTGCAGATGTCACAGGATCTCGCGTTCAGCGAAACGGTGTTCGGGCTCGGCGCCGGCATTTTCTTTCTGGGCTATTTTCTGTTCGAACTGCCAAGCAACCTGCTGATGCATCGCATCGGCGCACGCATCTGGATCGCACGGATCATGATCACGTGGGGCCTGCTATCCGCGTTGTTCGCGTTCGTGCAGACGCCGACGCAGTTCTACGTGCTGCGCTTCCTGCTCGGCCTCGCGGAAGCCGGCTTCTATCCCGGCGTGATCCTGTACCTGACGTACTGGTTCCCGTCGCATCGCCGCGCGAAGATCATCGCGGTGTTCATGTCCGCGATTCCCGTGTCGGGCATCTTCGGCAACCCGCTGTCGGGCTGGATCATGGAGCGCTTCCACGGCGGCTCGGGCTTCCACGGCTGGCAATGGATGTTCATGATCGAAGCCGTGCCGGCCGTGCTCGTCGGCATCGCGACGATCCTGTATCTCGACAACAGCATCCGCAGCGCGAAGTGGCTCGACGAGCGCGAGAAGCAGCTGCTGGAGGACGAGATCGCCGCGCAGCCGCAGGAACAGCAGAAGCACGGCCATTCGCTGAAGGCCGTGTTCGCGGACCCGCGCATGTGGTGGATGTCGCTGATCTACTTCGCGTTCGTCACCGGCCAGTACGGCCTCACGTTCTGGATGCCGACGCTCGTCAAGTCGACCGGCATCACCGATACGCTGCAGATCGGCCTGCTGTCGGCCATTCCGTTCCTCGTCGCGATCGTCGTGATGAACCTGTTCGGCCACAGCGCGGACAAGCGCCGCGAACGCCGCTGGCACCTGATCGTACCGGCGCTGATGGGCGCAATCGGGTTTGCGGTCGCCGCGTCGTACTCGCACAATACGGCGGTGTCGATCGTGTTCCTGTCGCTCGCGGCGGGCGGCGTGCTGACCTGCGCCCCGCTGTTCTGGTCGCTGCCGACCGCGTTCCTCGCAGGCTCCGCGGCCGCGGCCGGGATCGCGATCATCAACTCGGTCGGCAACCTCGCCGGGTTCGCGAGCCCGTACGTGATCGGCTACCTGAAGGATGTCACGCACAGCACCGCGTCCGGCATGTACGTGCTCGCCGCGATGCTCGTGATCGGCGCGATCGCGGTGTGGCTCACGCCCGCGAAACTCGTGAACCGCTGA
- the otnC gene encoding 3-oxo-tetronate 4-phosphate decarboxylase — protein MSDEAKLREEICVVGASLYARGHAVGSAGNISARLADGWLITPTDACLGRLDPNDIAKVGLDGQPVSGGKPSKTLALHRGIYARNAEANGIVHTHSTHLVALTLAGVWRDTDVLPPITPYYVMKVGHIPLIRYRRPGDPAVAAEVAALADQVRGVLLDRLGPVMWGPSVSHASYALEELEETARLWLMTHPKPEPLDDAALDELRISFGARW, from the coding sequence ATGAGCGACGAAGCGAAACTGCGCGAAGAGATCTGCGTGGTCGGCGCGAGCCTGTATGCGCGCGGCCACGCGGTCGGCAGCGCGGGCAACATCAGCGCGCGCCTCGCCGACGGCTGGCTGATCACGCCGACCGACGCATGCCTCGGCCGGCTCGACCCGAACGACATCGCGAAGGTCGGCCTCGACGGCCAGCCCGTATCGGGCGGCAAGCCGTCGAAGACGCTCGCACTGCATCGCGGCATCTACGCGCGCAACGCCGAAGCGAATGGCATCGTCCACACGCATTCGACACACCTCGTCGCGCTGACGCTCGCGGGCGTGTGGCGCGACACCGACGTGCTGCCGCCGATCACGCCGTACTACGTGATGAAGGTCGGCCACATCCCGCTGATCCGTTACCGCCGCCCTGGCGACCCGGCCGTCGCGGCCGAAGTCGCGGCGCTCGCCGACCAGGTGCGCGGCGTGCTGCTCGATCGCCTCGGCCCCGTGATGTGGGGGCCGTCGGTGTCGCACGCGTCGTATGCGCTCGAGGAACTCGAGGAAACGGCGCGGCTGTGGCTGATGACGCACCCGAAACCCGAGCCGCTCGACGACGCCGCGCTCGACGAATTGCGCATCAGCTTCGGCGCGCGCTGGTAA